A stretch of DNA from Candidatus Schekmanbacteria bacterium:
TTAATTACATTTGCCATACTCTTTGCAATTGTTTCCAGAAGTTTCAGATGGTCATTTAGAAAAAAATCTTCTGAGCTCTTTTTGAAGAAATTCAATGTGCCAAAATTTTTCGTACCGCTCATAATGGGAATGACCAACACATTCATATCTTCAGAAGAAAAACCCCTTAAATTACTATATTTGCCTAATTGGTTGATTATTAAAGGTAGAGATTTATCACCTCTCATTTTATCAATTTCTTTGCATATCTTTTTTAACTTTGTTTCTTTTATAATTTCTTCAATATGCGCCAATGGATTATTCAAATAGATGACTTGATTCTCAACTCCCTTTGTATTCCAAACAACAAAATGCGGATTTATTAGTTCGATTGATTTCCTGACTATGTATTCAATTGATTCATCTTTTGAATTGTTCATATCAATATTGTCTGCAATATCATATATTAAGGAAAGTTCTTCAAATTTGAGGGAAAGGTCTTCTGTAAGGTTTTGGACTTCATAATTCTGATATATATTCTCAGCTATCAAGTTGGACATTGTCTGCACAAATGCAAAAATTCTTTTCCTTTCCTCCAGAGATGATTTTTTGCCAAACTTCAGTGCACAAAAAACCCCTATTTTGCTCCCTTTTAAACTTTCAAAGGATGTCAGATAGATATTTGCTGAAGTTTCACTTTTAAAATAAAAAAATCTTTTTTTATTTTTTACCAAAACTTCCTTTGCAAGATGCTGAATTTTACATTTGATGCTTTTTGCCGAGAAGTCATCTATTTTTTTCTCTTCGAAGGATTTGGGAAACTTATCAAGAAGGAATTCTCCGTTGTTGTCCAAGAGGATTATATGGAGGTCTGCAAAAGAAAAAATATTTTTACATAAGATATCGATTTTGGATAAAACATAACTCTTTTTGAAAAAATCTCTAATTTCAGGCATATATCATTCTCAAATTTGAGAACCTTCTATCTTTTTTTCATCTGAAAAATAGTCCATTACAACCGACAGAAGATAACGAGGACTGAATGGTTTAGGAACGAAGATAGTGTCCTTTATTGATTCAATTTCTTTCTTCTCAGACATAGATGTGAGAGAAGCATAAGAAGAAAGCATTATAA
This window harbors:
- a CDS encoding HD domain-containing protein codes for the protein MPEIRDFFKKSYVLSKIDILCKNIFSFADLHIILLDNNGEFLLDKFPKSFEEKKIDDFSAKSIKCKIQHLAKEVLVKNKKRFFYFKSETSANIYLTSFESLKGSKIGVFCALKFGKKSSLEERKRIFAFVQTMSNLIAENIYQNYEVQNLTEDLSLKFEELSLIYDIADNIDMNNSKDESIEYIVRKSIELINPHFVVWNTKGVENQVIYLNNPLAHIEEIIKETKLKKICKEIDKMRGDKSLPLIINQLGKYSNLRGFSSEDMNVLVIPIMSGTKNFGTLNFFKKSSEDFFLNDHLKLLETIAKSMANVIKNGELYQQIQNLLFNIIRMLLNIIESKDDYTEGHSKRVYEISIHIGKAMNLGKDAMFDLKWASIIHDLGKINIPSEIVKKPGKLTKEEYEIIKTHPIVGANLISHIVEFKNVAKGILHHHERIDGKGYPNGLKGEEIPLISRIIAVADTFDALNSDRPYRKRLSLNEILEEIKRSSGSQLDSHIVDIFFKNLNNVLSGINRKELKFSDVH